The following are encoded in a window of Salinigranum halophilum genomic DNA:
- a CDS encoding mechanosensitive ion channel family protein: MSAGVPLQAAGGGGFIGRFLAQNGVPYADAIGGIVSFVVAFVAIYLVGRAVLFPVLDRVFEARGLEPHAIKPLKKVAGVLVVFVAIAVAFGFAGYGNFLTSLATIAAAATLAIGFAMQDVIKNFVSGVFIFTDRPFKIGDWIEWDGESGIVEDISFRVSRVRTFDNELLTVPNSQLTDGVVKNPVAKDKLRLKVPFGIGYDDDIPKATEIIMEEAEVHEGIMADPAPSVRLTELGDSSVVLQSRVWIDNPSRADFVKTRGEYVTNVKERFDAEDINIPYPNRTLHGALQVEGVQAVAPSADD, encoded by the coding sequence ATGAGCGCGGGCGTCCCGCTTCAGGCGGCCGGCGGTGGCGGGTTCATCGGGCGGTTCCTCGCGCAGAACGGCGTCCCTTACGCGGACGCCATCGGGGGAATCGTCTCGTTCGTCGTCGCCTTCGTCGCCATCTACCTCGTCGGACGAGCGGTCCTCTTCCCGGTCCTCGACCGGGTCTTCGAGGCTCGTGGGCTCGAACCACACGCCATCAAGCCGTTGAAGAAAGTCGCCGGCGTGCTCGTCGTCTTCGTCGCCATCGCCGTCGCGTTCGGCTTCGCCGGCTACGGCAACTTCCTCACGTCGCTGGCGACCATCGCCGCCGCGGCGACGCTCGCCATCGGCTTTGCGATGCAGGACGTCATCAAGAACTTCGTCTCGGGCGTGTTCATCTTCACCGACCGTCCGTTCAAGATCGGCGACTGGATCGAGTGGGACGGGGAGTCGGGCATCGTCGAGGACATCTCGTTCCGGGTCTCCCGCGTGCGGACGTTCGACAACGAACTCTTGACCGTACCGAACTCGCAACTCACCGACGGCGTCGTCAAGAACCCCGTCGCGAAGGACAAGCTCCGCCTGAAGGTGCCGTTCGGTATCGGCTACGACGACGACATCCCGAAGGCCACGGAGATCATCATGGAGGAGGCCGAGGTCCACGAGGGAATCATGGCCGACCCCGCGCCCTCGGTGCGGCTGACCGAGCTGGGTGACTCCTCCGTCGTCCTGCAGTCGCGCGTGTGGATCGACAATCCCAGCCGCGCCGACTTCGTCAAGACGCGCGGCGAGTACGTCACGAACGTGAAAGAGCGGTTCGACGCCGAGGACATCAACATCCCGTACCCGAACCGCACGCTCCACGGTGCGCTCCAGGTCGAAGGCGTCCAGGCGGTCGCGCCGTCGGCGGACGACTGA
- a CDS encoding redoxin domain-containing protein, which translates to MPNVGDTAPDFTAPMATGEVESFTLSDHLDEAPLVLAFFPAAFTTTCMTELSTFQARLAAFEEVGATVYGISIDTPFTLNELRTQHGIEYPLISDTNRELIEKYDVSMDFEKYGVYDLAKRSVFVVDGDGVVTYAWVSDDPTVEPDYEAVEEAAAAAE; encoded by the coding sequence ATGCCCAACGTCGGCGACACCGCCCCCGATTTCACCGCACCGATGGCCACTGGAGAGGTCGAGTCGTTCACGCTCTCCGACCACCTCGACGAGGCACCGCTCGTCCTCGCGTTCTTCCCCGCGGCGTTCACCACCACCTGCATGACGGAGCTCTCGACGTTCCAAGCGCGACTCGCGGCGTTCGAGGAGGTCGGCGCGACCGTCTACGGCATCAGCATCGACACACCGTTCACGCTCAACGAGCTCCGGACGCAACACGGCATCGAGTACCCCCTCATCAGTGACACCAACCGCGAGCTCATCGAGAAGTACGACGTCTCGATGGATTTCGAGAAGTACGGCGTCTACGACCTCGCCAAGCGGTCGGTGTTCGTCGTCGACGGTGACGGCGTCGTCACCTACGCCTGGGTGTCCGACGACCCCACCGTCGAGCCGGATTACGAGGCCGTCGAGGAGGCGGCCGCGGCCGCGGAGTGA
- a CDS encoding HD domain-containing protein produces the protein MSDTTGGRAYDPDDDHAFPDQKLNEILPHLLDDPEVTTLLEAQNVNAVARKGYNDHGPKHISIVRNRALRLYELLKAGGCEFNGAADQGLDETDEPVIIALAATLHDIGHIVHRDDHAYYSIPLASDILDRLLPQFYDTTNAVRVKAETLHAILCHHTEETPLTKEAGVIRVADALDMERGRSRIPYEKGGRGINTLSSQAITNVLLRRGDGVPVQVEIEMVNAAGVYQVDNLLKAKLKDSMLEEEIRIVAVNTKSDDSQLVERIEL, from the coding sequence ATGAGCGATACAACCGGTGGTCGCGCGTACGACCCCGACGACGACCACGCGTTCCCCGACCAGAAGCTCAACGAGATCCTCCCGCATCTACTCGACGACCCCGAGGTGACGACCCTCCTCGAGGCGCAGAACGTCAACGCCGTCGCGCGGAAGGGGTACAACGACCACGGCCCGAAACACATCTCCATCGTCCGCAACCGCGCGTTGCGGCTGTACGAACTGCTGAAAGCGGGCGGCTGCGAGTTCAACGGTGCCGCAGACCAGGGACTCGACGAGACGGACGAACCCGTCATCATCGCGCTCGCGGCGACCCTCCACGACATCGGCCACATCGTCCACCGCGACGACCACGCGTACTACTCCATTCCGCTGGCGTCGGACATCCTCGACCGCCTCCTGCCACAGTTCTACGACACGACGAACGCCGTGCGCGTCAAAGCCGAGACGCTCCACGCCATCCTCTGTCACCACACCGAGGAGACGCCGCTCACGAAGGAGGCGGGCGTCATCCGCGTCGCCGACGCGCTGGACATGGAGCGTGGACGGTCACGCATCCCCTACGAGAAGGGCGGACGGGGTATCAACACGCTCTCCTCGCAGGCCATCACGAACGTCCTCCTCCGGCGGGGCGACGGCGTCCCCGTCCAGGTCGAGATCGAGATGGTCAACGCTGCGGGTGTCTACCAGGTGGACAACCTGCTGAAGGCCAAACTGAAAGACTCGATGCTCGAGGAGGAGATCCGCATCGTCGCGGTCAACACGAAGTCCGACGACTCACAGCTGGTCGAGCGAATCGAGTTGTAA
- a CDS encoding YhbY family RNA-binding protein → MCTQELRKRAHDLDVTVWVGKAGIESVVDELADQLKDRELVKVKFLRAARGGTTTEELAEELADLVDAELFETRGHTAVMHQ, encoded by the coding sequence ATGTGTACACAGGAGCTGCGGAAGCGGGCGCACGACCTCGACGTGACCGTCTGGGTCGGGAAGGCGGGCATCGAGTCGGTCGTCGACGAACTCGCCGACCAGTTGAAAGACCGTGAGCTGGTGAAGGTGAAGTTCCTCCGTGCGGCTCGCGGCGGGACGACGACCGAGGAACTCGCCGAGGAACTCGCCGACCTCGTCGATGCCGAGCTCTTCGAGACCCGCGGCCACACCGCGGTGATGCATCAATGA